AGTACAAGATTCCTACTGGCTGTTTTTGTAATAAACGAAACAATCGAAGCCCTAATTGATTCCATCTTAAACTTTGCTTCATTACGTTCAAGCCCTTGATTTGAACCATCGAATTCCCTTCTCTCTCCTCTATTACATTAAACTATATTTTCCGTATATTCTCGTAGATGAAGGTTGTTGTTTCTATTATGCCGAAACAATTGAAAATCTCCGGGGGATAAGGGTTTGCTGAAGTAATATCCTTGCATTTGCTCACATTGCAGATTCAGTAATTCAGTTACTTGATGGCGCTCTTCAACCCCTTCTGCGATGACTTTAATTTTCAAGATATTGGCCATAGCGATGATCGTGGTTACAATCAATTCTTTTTTGTCTTCTGTCCCAATAGCGTCAATGAAAGATTTATCAATCTTCAATGTGTCAATGGGGAGTTGCTGTAAATATCGTAAAGAACTATAACCAGTTCCGAAGTCATCCATCGAAATATGGATTCCTAGTTTCTTTAAATCCTCTAATATTTGAATACACTGCTTAATATCTCTCATGGCTAGACTTTCTGTAATCTCTAACTCTAGATACTCAGGATTCATTCCCGTATTCTGTAATATATGGACAACTTGGTCTACAAAGTCTGTTTCATGGAACTGGGCCGTTGATAAGTTAACCGAAACAACTAAAGGTGGGAGTCCTTGGCGGATCCAAGCCTGATTTTGTTCACACGCTTTACGCAACACCCACTTCCCCATCTCCACAATGAGTCCGATTTCCTCTGCAATAGGGATAAACTCTGCTGGAGATATATACCCTAATTGGTTATGCTTCCAACGCAGGAGAGCCTCCATTCCTATCACCGTTTCGGTCCTTGCGTTCACTTTTGGCTGATAGACAATATGGAACTCTCCTTGTTCTAACGCTTTGGCTAGCTCCTGTTCAAGCTGAAACTTACGATTTTGGGTTCTTTGTAAATCTTCCGTATAAAAAAGATAGCCTTTCTTCCCATGCCCTTTGACTTGATACATGGCAAGGTCTGCATTCTTTAAGATATCCTGAATTCGATTCCCATCCCTCGGATATATACTTACGCCGATACTGGTTGTAATGGAGTAAGGTTGGCCTTGAATTAGAAAATGCTGTTGGAATGCTTCAAGGATCTGATCCAATACTTCAACCATCTCCTTCTCGGTACGCTTAGACAAAATGAAGATAAACTCATCACCGCCAATTCGGTACAGTGGAATACCATAATCCTCAAGGAGAAGATCCAAACGACGGGCCACTTGCTCTAACAACTGATCCCCCATTGCCGGCCCTAAGGTTTCATTGATCACTTTAAATCGATCCAGATCCATTAAAGCCACACCAACACACTCTGATGAGATGGAAACCTCTTGAATTTGCTGCTCTAAATCTTGATAGAACTTTTTTCGGTTAGGAAGATGGGTAATGGAATCAAAATGGGCAACCTGTGTTTTTTCTTCATGTAGTTGTTCAAGTGTACCTATTAATAAATTAAAATCCGAGGTTAATGAGGAAATTTCATCATTTTGTTTAACATCCGCACGAATGGACAAATCTTTCGTCGTCTTAATCTGTTGAATTGTACGGTCAAGCTGAGTAATTCGCGATAGGACATCACATTGTAAAAATACTCTGGTTTGGATCAGACCTATAACCAGTAGGAAAATGGATCCAAATAAATAATTAGTCATACCATTTACCAAAAAGATAATCAATGCAACCAAGATAAATAATAGACTAAAATAAAGGTTAATCTTAGCACGAAGAGTCATCATACTTTCCTTAATTTTTGACATTATAGTAGTCATGGGCAATTCAAATTCGGTCCCTTTCTAGTAAGGTTTTATCGTTTCACTATTTTAATTCCAATGTCGAATTCTATCAATCTATGTAATATTCATTTTTTGTAAAGCTTTTGTAAAACCAATAAAAAAACTCCTTAACTCACAATAAGGCAGTTAAGGAGTTTTTTATTATGTCTAGTTTTTTGGGACGATCCCGGTATCTGTGAGGTATCCTTCGATCTCTCCCACAGGAATATCATTCCATTTTTCTGGATCCGTCTCCAAGATTTCACCAGAAGCCAAGCCGAACAATACAGCACGCAAGCCTAGGTAGTTTTGTTTTGTTAAATACCCATTGGAACGCTGTCCCAAACTGCCTTCACGTGTATTCCCTTTGGTTTCAAAGAAGATGGCTGGATTCGAATGGCCTTCCGGATTCAAGCCTTGATAGTTAAGACCCAACATCATGGCTGACGTTACTCCTCCATGAATATCAATCTCGTATTTACCATTGTTCACAGTATAACGATCAATGTGGGTGTACCCAAGATCCTTCAAAGCATCATAGACATAGGCCTGAGCCGAACGAGTAATCTCATTGTAAGATTTGTCCTCGTACTTACCATCCAAGTATGGAAGAGTAGGACCGTCCGGGGCAAGTGAGATCCCTAAGGAGAACGAAGTGGATTCGTTCGTTCCAGGCACTGTCTTAAATCCTTGATGGTGTAGATCCACCATGAAGTCAGGTTTTACATCAACCCAGTACTTATAGAAGGCCATCGATTCATCGGCTTCCAATTTGTCCTCCGCCCAATCTCGATTTAGGTCAACCCACTTCCCTGTAGACTCCCCATTCTCATGCAGCAAGGTTCTGCGATTATTCATCTCTGCTCCATCCGGGTTATACATTGGAATCACATACAGCGTCAACTCATCGAGGATCTTTTGAGTCTCCGTATCCCCTTTATTCGTACCAAGGGACTTTAAGAGTTGAAGAGTGGCCTCCGTAACCAATTTTTCATCTCCGTGGATTTGGGCTTGGATCCAGATTTTTTTCGGACCGTTCCCCACTTTTGCAACATAAAAGTCACGTCCTTGTTCACTTACCCCATAATCGTCAAGGGTAAACACATCGACTTGGCCCTTGCTGGTATGTTCAATGTCTTCCAAAATCTTAATCATATCGGAGTATGTAACAATGCTCTCCATGCTCGTGCGCCCTTCCGTTGAAGGCCCACCAGGAGTTAGAGGATTGGCGAATGCACTGGTTGCCACAAGAGATGCCGCAAGTAAACCCGCTCCTAATATTTTATAGAATTTCTTCATGTTACTTCCTCCTCTTTGTTTGTATCTTTTAATTTAGACAAGTCTGATTATACAAAACTATTATTCAAAATAATATATCTATCAACTAAATCAGGATAACGAACTAGTCTTTATTTTGAATATAAGGTATTAATTACCAGGGGGTTTTGTTACTTATGAGACAAAAGAAATACAAATAATGGAATACAAGCCTAGTCCAGACCTCCTGATGACATAGAAAAAAGGGTACATCTGTACCCTCTACCAACACATCCACTCATCTTGATGAAACGGACCTCATTTCTTGGTCATGAATCTCTCCATTGAACTGAGAAACCAAAGATCGAATATAGACCACGAATCCTCCCAAGATCGCGCCTATGATTAAAATCGCAATTTGCACATCCAGTCCTACGGAAAGAAGATACTGAAAAATCCCGATTCCACTAAGCATCAAAATATTTTCGCAGAAGTTTTGAATCGCTATCGTTTTCCCAGAGCCTACCATGCGCTTCCCTTCATCCTGTACAATCGTATTCATAGGAATAATAAAGACGGCCCCAAACACCCCAACCAATAATAACAAAACCGCTGTCAGGTAGACATGGATCGGAATGACCGCAAGTACAATGACAACAACCATGAGAAAGCCAAAAAGATAAGACTGATGGAATTTAGCAATGGGAACAAGTTTCGGAGCGAGGATGGCCCCAATGACAATGCCAACACCGGTAATCCCCACCACCATCGATTGTTGAAAAGGGTCCGTTACTTGGAGGTACTGTGACAACCACATGAGAA
The genomic region above belongs to Ammoniphilus sp. CFH 90114 and contains:
- a CDS encoding bifunctional diguanylate cyclase/phosphodiesterase, with product MSKIKESMMTLRAKINLYFSLLFILVALIIFLVNGMTNYLFGSIFLLVIGLIQTRVFLQCDVLSRITQLDRTIQQIKTTKDLSIRADVKQNDEISSLTSDFNLLIGTLEQLHEEKTQVAHFDSITHLPNRKKFYQDLEQQIQEVSISSECVGVALMDLDRFKVINETLGPAMGDQLLEQVARRLDLLLEDYGIPLYRIGGDEFIFILSKRTEKEMVEVLDQILEAFQQHFLIQGQPYSITTSIGVSIYPRDGNRIQDILKNADLAMYQVKGHGKKGYLFYTEDLQRTQNRKFQLEQELAKALEQGEFHIVYQPKVNARTETVIGMEALLRWKHNQLGYISPAEFIPIAEEIGLIVEMGKWVLRKACEQNQAWIRQGLPPLVVSVNLSTAQFHETDFVDQVVHILQNTGMNPEYLELEITESLAMRDIKQCIQILEDLKKLGIHISMDDFGTGYSSLRYLQQLPIDTLKIDKSFIDAIGTEDKKELIVTTIIAMANILKIKVIAEGVEERHQVTELLNLQCEQMQGYYFSKPLSPGDFQLFRHNRNNNLHLREYTENIV
- a CDS encoding M14 family zinc carboxypeptidase; protein product: MKKFYKILGAGLLAASLVATSAFANPLTPGGPSTEGRTSMESIVTYSDMIKILEDIEHTSKGQVDVFTLDDYGVSEQGRDFYVAKVGNGPKKIWIQAQIHGDEKLVTEATLQLLKSLGTNKGDTETQKILDELTLYVIPMYNPDGAEMNNRRTLLHENGESTGKWVDLNRDWAEDKLEADESMAFYKYWVDVKPDFMVDLHHQGFKTVPGTNESTSFSLGISLAPDGPTLPYLDGKYEDKSYNEITRSAQAYVYDALKDLGYTHIDRYTVNNGKYEIDIHGGVTSAMMLGLNYQGLNPEGHSNPAIFFETKGNTREGSLGQRSNGYLTKQNYLGLRAVLFGLASGEILETDPEKWNDIPVGEIEGYLTDTGIVPKN